One window of the Pan troglodytes isolate AG18354 chromosome 12, NHGRI_mPanTro3-v2.0_pri, whole genome shotgun sequence genome contains the following:
- the RAD51AP2 gene encoding RAD51-associated protein 2 isoform X2 translates to MAELRKPTSSLTPPEDSDSQPPSSKRLCLEEPEGVFKAGWRLPLVPRLSEAEKVWELSPRPFKGLLVSTNAIFDNSADSCVEKSVSGKQICNLECSNLKFQMSSCLQSPPSQSPDSDLRASGRSEAGLHDREAFSVHRSNSSKAGVSQLLPSPSIHDIHGIRNENRKQQFVQGRDNVHKENPFLDVTFFKETKSPFHEIKNRCKANSVVPSNKRENNISSSVLKISKSQNQPRLEIAKSSYFRDSGTISVPQFPMDLNSKMSSVYLKEIAKKKNDKKEAYVRDFTNIYWSQNRPDVKKQKLQNDKKTVEAENIFSKCYENDYPSLSSQNTCKRKDLISSNYCNCSSIQCNVRDSRKNFAILENANWEEAECLDSYILTRLEKSQNWDCNVRHILRRNRGNCWIINNCKTKCENMKKTEEKWNWLLLLEIDLLSKEDYHYAKVINAYEEQSKLLVREILGSQTALITTVWLNGKGENDNTLQLRYNTTQKVFHVNNPFESFIIEIFNFHKSISGNKKDNSILACYNILKCKKQIGIIGIQNLITRNMNTNIKNGILSIYLQDSVSEPLDILLKTNIAFLLNNFDSLTRIENDFELEEECIFKCMLYLKYPKNIVENHTAYLVKILTSSRLLEDNMKPMLKKRKLFRTEQVFEKSKKKPINSFSMTTQNTDFPIFETYEKIPLLMVFDDMDEISLIREITCQNMSCPQQVVNVENWAHYNSSTVKTHGNSCPQFIQNNQGYINENFYEVNMHSQDLNMERKQGHNKISSFDCEHIFEDFCNVRQQAIPASHNIIHNEETHTTSITQVLNFWNLLSEIEEKKYDLILKEEVKVTAESLTNSFQVHKDTKIEKEEKDSFFPMDDMFSVQSVSLISKEVNVEENKYVNQNYVTNTNEYESILPEREIANSKDFQRKNDSALYINHQFETGLSEGNDECFQDLAAKYLSTEALTIVKDFEMKRKFDLVLEELRMFHEISRENELLSTVETNNGQENCFGENDAEKVKMEIEKDLKMVVVNKIHASSSFHDTIAGPNMRKSHQSLFKWKTVPNNGEQEVPNESCYPSRSEEELLYSTSEKDCETPLPKRPAFLPDECKEEFNYLLRGGSHFPHGISRVRPLKTCSRPIRIGLSRKARIKQLHPYLKQMCYGNLKENF, encoded by the exons ATGGCCGAGCTCAGAAAGCCTACCTCCTCTTTAACGCCTCCTGAGGACTCGGATTCCCAACCACCTAGTAGCAAGCGGCTCTGTCTTGAGGAGCCTGAAGGTGTCTTTAAGGCGGGCTGGCGACTGCCTCTGGTGCCTCGCTTGTCTGAGGCGGAAAAAGTCTGGGAGTTGTCCCCTAGACCCTTCAAGGGACTCCTTGTTTCAACGAATGCTATTTTCGATAACTCCGCAGACTCGTGTGTGGAGAAATCAGTCAGTGGGAAGCAGATATGTAATCTGGAATGctcaaatctcaaattccaaatgaGTAGCTGTTTGCAGTCTCCCCCCTCACAAAGTCCTGATTCTGATTTGAGGGCTTCAGGAAGGTCTGAGGCAGGACTGCATGACAGAGAGGCTTTCAGTGTGCACCGCAGTAATAGCTCCAAAGCAGGGGTTAGTCAACTTCTGCCCAGCCCCTCTATACACGATATACATGGAATTAGAAATGAGAATCGAAAACAACAGTTTGTCCAAGGAAGAGACAATGTTCACAAAGAAAATCCATTTTTAGATGTTACCTTTTTCAAGGAAACTAAATCACCATttcatgaaattaaaaacagatgtAAAGCTAACAGTGTTGTGCcatcaaataaaagagaaaataacatttcatcatctgtactaaaaatatcaaaatctcaAAACCAGCCCAGGTTGGAAATTGCCAAATCTAGCTATTTTAGAGATAGCGGCACAATAAGTGTCCCTCAGTTTCCAATGGACTTAAATAGCAAAATGTCCTCTGTCTATTTAAAGGAAATAGCgaagaaaaagaatgacaaaaaagAGGCATATGTTAGGGATTTCACAAACATTTACTGGTCCCAAAATAGACCTGATGTTAAGAAGCAAAAGTTACAGAATGATAAAAAAACTGTAGAAGCggaaaacattttttccaaatgTTATGAAAATGACTACCCATCACTCAGCAGCCAAAATACTTGTAAGAGAAAAGACTTGATCAGTTCAAACTACTGTAACTGCAGTAGTATCCAGTGTAATGTAAGAGACTCTAGAAAGAATTTCGCTATACTAGAAAATGCAAATTGGGAGGAAGCAGAATGTCTGGACAGTTACATACTTACCAGGTTGGAAAAATCTCAAAACTGGGACTGTAACGTTAGACATATTTTGAGAAGAAATAGAGGAAATTGTTGGATTATAAATAATTGCAAGACtaaatgtgaaaatatgaaaaaaactgaagaaaaatggaattgGCTATTATTATTAGAAATAGACCTTTTAAGCAAGGAAGATTACCACTATGCAAAAGTCATCAATGCATATGAAGAACAATCAAAGCTTCTTGTAAGAGAAATATTAGGTAGTCAGACAGCTTTAATAACGACTGTTTGGCTAAATGGTAAAGGAGAAAATGATAATACTCTACAGTTGAGATACAATACTACACAAAAAGTCTTTCATGTGAACAACCCTTTTGAAAGTTTCAttatagaaatttttaatttccataaaagtatttcaggaaataaaaaagataatagtaTTTTAGCCTGCTATAACATTTTGAAGTGTAAAAAGCAAATTGGTATAATTGGTATTCAAAATCTAATAACAAGAAACATGAATACAAATATAAAGAATGgaattttaagcatatatttacAAGATAGTGTTTCAGAACCTTTAGATATTCTATTGAAAACTAACATAGCTTTTTTGCTCAATAACTTTGACTCTTTAACAAGAATTGAAAATGATTTTGAATTAGAAGAGGAATGCATTTTCAAGTGCATGCTTTATTTGAAGTATCCAAAAAATATAGTGGAAAATCATACTGCATATCTAGTAAAGATTTTAACTTCTTCAAGACTATTAGAAGATAATATGAAACCTATGttaaagaaaaggaagttatTTAGAACTGAACAAGTTTTTGAAAAGTCTAAGAAAAAACCCATTAATTCCTTCAGTATGACAACTCAAAATACAGATTTTCCAATTtttgaaacatatgaaaaaattcctCTTTTAATGGTCTTTGATGACATGGATGAAATTTCTTTAATAAGAGAAATTACTTGTCAGAATATGAGTTGTCCTCAACAAGTTGTGAATGTGGAAAATTGGGCTCACTATAATTCTAGTACTGTTAAAACACATGGTAATTCTTGTCCTCAATTTATACAGAACAACCAAGGATACattaatgaaaatttttatgAAGTAAATATGCACAGCCAAGatttaaatatggaaagaaaacagGGACATAATAAGATCAGTAGCTTTGATTGTGAGCACATATTTGAAGATTTCTGCAATGTTAGGCAACAGGCCATACCAGCAAGCCACAACATAATACATAATGAAGAGACCCATACCACTTCTATAACTCAAGTACTAAATTTTTGGAACTTGCTaagtgaaatagaagaaaaaaaatatgacttaattttgaaagaggaagtaaaagtcACAGCTGAAAGTTTAACAAATAGTTTCCAAGTTCACAAAGATACTAagatagaaaaggaagagaaagatagTTTTTTTCCAATGGATGACATGTTTTCTGTACAGTCAGTTTCATTAATAAGTAAGGAAGTAaatgtggaagaaaataaatatgttaatcaAAATTATGTAACAAATACAAATGAATATGAGAGTATTTTGCCAGAAAGGGAGATAGCTAATTCAAAGGATTTTCAAAGAAAGAATGACTCTGCATTATATATTAATCATCAATTTGAAACTGGTCTGAGTGAAGGGAATGATGAATGTTTTCAGGACTTAGCTGCTAAATATTTATCAACAGAAGCTCTGACAATAGTAAAAGATTTTGAGATGAAGAGAAAATTTGACTTAGTACTTGAAGAACTTCGTATGTTTCATGAAATTAGTAGGGAAAATGAACTTCTAAGCACTGTGGAAACAAACAATgggcaagaaaattgctttggAGAAAATGATGCTGAGAAGGTAAAAATGGAGAtagaaaaagatttgaaaatgGTTGTGGTCAACAAAATACATGCATCTTCCTCGTTCCATGATACTATAGCAGGTCCTAATATGCGCAAAAGTCACCAAAGtttatttaaatggaaaactGTACCCAATAATGGAGAACAGGAAGTTCCTAATGAGAGTTGTTATCCAAGTAGATCAGAGGAAGAGTTACTTTACTCTACTTCTGAGAAAG attgtgAAACACCTTTACCTAAAAGACCTGCTTTTCTCCCTGATGAATGTAAAGaagaatttaattatttattgagagGAG
- the RAD51AP2 gene encoding RAD51-associated protein 2 isoform X1, translating into MSLPQPTPRMAELRKPTSSLTPPEDSDSQPPSSKRLCLEEPEGVFKAGWRLPLVPRLSEAEKVWELSPRPFKGLLVSTNAIFDNSADSCVEKSVSGKQICNLECSNLKFQMSSCLQSPPSQSPDSDLRASGRSEAGLHDREAFSVHRSNSSKAGVSQLLPSPSIHDIHGIRNENRKQQFVQGRDNVHKENPFLDVTFFKETKSPFHEIKNRCKANSVVPSNKRENNISSSVLKISKSQNQPRLEIAKSSYFRDSGTISVPQFPMDLNSKMSSVYLKEIAKKKNDKKEAYVRDFTNIYWSQNRPDVKKQKLQNDKKTVEAENIFSKCYENDYPSLSSQNTCKRKDLISSNYCNCSSIQCNVRDSRKNFAILENANWEEAECLDSYILTRLEKSQNWDCNVRHILRRNRGNCWIINNCKTKCENMKKTEEKWNWLLLLEIDLLSKEDYHYAKVINAYEEQSKLLVREILGSQTALITTVWLNGKGENDNTLQLRYNTTQKVFHVNNPFESFIIEIFNFHKSISGNKKDNSILACYNILKCKKQIGIIGIQNLITRNMNTNIKNGILSIYLQDSVSEPLDILLKTNIAFLLNNFDSLTRIENDFELEEECIFKCMLYLKYPKNIVENHTAYLVKILTSSRLLEDNMKPMLKKRKLFRTEQVFEKSKKKPINSFSMTTQNTDFPIFETYEKIPLLMVFDDMDEISLIREITCQNMSCPQQVVNVENWAHYNSSTVKTHGNSCPQFIQNNQGYINENFYEVNMHSQDLNMERKQGHNKISSFDCEHIFEDFCNVRQQAIPASHNIIHNEETHTTSITQVLNFWNLLSEIEEKKYDLILKEEVKVTAESLTNSFQVHKDTKIEKEEKDSFFPMDDMFSVQSVSLISKEVNVEENKYVNQNYVTNTNEYESILPEREIANSKDFQRKNDSALYINHQFETGLSEGNDECFQDLAAKYLSTEALTIVKDFEMKRKFDLVLEELRMFHEISRENELLSTVETNNGQENCFGENDAEKVKMEIEKDLKMVVVNKIHASSSFHDTIAGPNMRKSHQSLFKWKTVPNNGEQEVPNESCYPSRSEEELLYSTSEKDCETPLPKRPAFLPDECKEEFNYLLRGGSHFPHGISRVRPLKTCSRPIRIGLSRKARIKQLHPYLKQMCYGNLKENF; encoded by the exons ATGTCTCTCCCTCAGCCCACGCCGCGGATGGCCGAGCTCAGAAAGCCTACCTCCTCTTTAACGCCTCCTGAGGACTCGGATTCCCAACCACCTAGTAGCAAGCGGCTCTGTCTTGAGGAGCCTGAAGGTGTCTTTAAGGCGGGCTGGCGACTGCCTCTGGTGCCTCGCTTGTCTGAGGCGGAAAAAGTCTGGGAGTTGTCCCCTAGACCCTTCAAGGGACTCCTTGTTTCAACGAATGCTATTTTCGATAACTCCGCAGACTCGTGTGTGGAGAAATCAGTCAGTGGGAAGCAGATATGTAATCTGGAATGctcaaatctcaaattccaaatgaGTAGCTGTTTGCAGTCTCCCCCCTCACAAAGTCCTGATTCTGATTTGAGGGCTTCAGGAAGGTCTGAGGCAGGACTGCATGACAGAGAGGCTTTCAGTGTGCACCGCAGTAATAGCTCCAAAGCAGGGGTTAGTCAACTTCTGCCCAGCCCCTCTATACACGATATACATGGAATTAGAAATGAGAATCGAAAACAACAGTTTGTCCAAGGAAGAGACAATGTTCACAAAGAAAATCCATTTTTAGATGTTACCTTTTTCAAGGAAACTAAATCACCATttcatgaaattaaaaacagatgtAAAGCTAACAGTGTTGTGCcatcaaataaaagagaaaataacatttcatcatctgtactaaaaatatcaaaatctcaAAACCAGCCCAGGTTGGAAATTGCCAAATCTAGCTATTTTAGAGATAGCGGCACAATAAGTGTCCCTCAGTTTCCAATGGACTTAAATAGCAAAATGTCCTCTGTCTATTTAAAGGAAATAGCgaagaaaaagaatgacaaaaaagAGGCATATGTTAGGGATTTCACAAACATTTACTGGTCCCAAAATAGACCTGATGTTAAGAAGCAAAAGTTACAGAATGATAAAAAAACTGTAGAAGCggaaaacattttttccaaatgTTATGAAAATGACTACCCATCACTCAGCAGCCAAAATACTTGTAAGAGAAAAGACTTGATCAGTTCAAACTACTGTAACTGCAGTAGTATCCAGTGTAATGTAAGAGACTCTAGAAAGAATTTCGCTATACTAGAAAATGCAAATTGGGAGGAAGCAGAATGTCTGGACAGTTACATACTTACCAGGTTGGAAAAATCTCAAAACTGGGACTGTAACGTTAGACATATTTTGAGAAGAAATAGAGGAAATTGTTGGATTATAAATAATTGCAAGACtaaatgtgaaaatatgaaaaaaactgaagaaaaatggaattgGCTATTATTATTAGAAATAGACCTTTTAAGCAAGGAAGATTACCACTATGCAAAAGTCATCAATGCATATGAAGAACAATCAAAGCTTCTTGTAAGAGAAATATTAGGTAGTCAGACAGCTTTAATAACGACTGTTTGGCTAAATGGTAAAGGAGAAAATGATAATACTCTACAGTTGAGATACAATACTACACAAAAAGTCTTTCATGTGAACAACCCTTTTGAAAGTTTCAttatagaaatttttaatttccataaaagtatttcaggaaataaaaaagataatagtaTTTTAGCCTGCTATAACATTTTGAAGTGTAAAAAGCAAATTGGTATAATTGGTATTCAAAATCTAATAACAAGAAACATGAATACAAATATAAAGAATGgaattttaagcatatatttacAAGATAGTGTTTCAGAACCTTTAGATATTCTATTGAAAACTAACATAGCTTTTTTGCTCAATAACTTTGACTCTTTAACAAGAATTGAAAATGATTTTGAATTAGAAGAGGAATGCATTTTCAAGTGCATGCTTTATTTGAAGTATCCAAAAAATATAGTGGAAAATCATACTGCATATCTAGTAAAGATTTTAACTTCTTCAAGACTATTAGAAGATAATATGAAACCTATGttaaagaaaaggaagttatTTAGAACTGAACAAGTTTTTGAAAAGTCTAAGAAAAAACCCATTAATTCCTTCAGTATGACAACTCAAAATACAGATTTTCCAATTtttgaaacatatgaaaaaattcctCTTTTAATGGTCTTTGATGACATGGATGAAATTTCTTTAATAAGAGAAATTACTTGTCAGAATATGAGTTGTCCTCAACAAGTTGTGAATGTGGAAAATTGGGCTCACTATAATTCTAGTACTGTTAAAACACATGGTAATTCTTGTCCTCAATTTATACAGAACAACCAAGGATACattaatgaaaatttttatgAAGTAAATATGCACAGCCAAGatttaaatatggaaagaaaacagGGACATAATAAGATCAGTAGCTTTGATTGTGAGCACATATTTGAAGATTTCTGCAATGTTAGGCAACAGGCCATACCAGCAAGCCACAACATAATACATAATGAAGAGACCCATACCACTTCTATAACTCAAGTACTAAATTTTTGGAACTTGCTaagtgaaatagaagaaaaaaaatatgacttaattttgaaagaggaagtaaaagtcACAGCTGAAAGTTTAACAAATAGTTTCCAAGTTCACAAAGATACTAagatagaaaaggaagagaaagatagTTTTTTTCCAATGGATGACATGTTTTCTGTACAGTCAGTTTCATTAATAAGTAAGGAAGTAaatgtggaagaaaataaatatgttaatcaAAATTATGTAACAAATACAAATGAATATGAGAGTATTTTGCCAGAAAGGGAGATAGCTAATTCAAAGGATTTTCAAAGAAAGAATGACTCTGCATTATATATTAATCATCAATTTGAAACTGGTCTGAGTGAAGGGAATGATGAATGTTTTCAGGACTTAGCTGCTAAATATTTATCAACAGAAGCTCTGACAATAGTAAAAGATTTTGAGATGAAGAGAAAATTTGACTTAGTACTTGAAGAACTTCGTATGTTTCATGAAATTAGTAGGGAAAATGAACTTCTAAGCACTGTGGAAACAAACAATgggcaagaaaattgctttggAGAAAATGATGCTGAGAAGGTAAAAATGGAGAtagaaaaagatttgaaaatgGTTGTGGTCAACAAAATACATGCATCTTCCTCGTTCCATGATACTATAGCAGGTCCTAATATGCGCAAAAGTCACCAAAGtttatttaaatggaaaactGTACCCAATAATGGAGAACAGGAAGTTCCTAATGAGAGTTGTTATCCAAGTAGATCAGAGGAAGAGTTACTTTACTCTACTTCTGAGAAAG attgtgAAACACCTTTACCTAAAAGACCTGCTTTTCTCCCTGATGAATGTAAAGaagaatttaattatttattgagagGAG